Proteins co-encoded in one Capsicum annuum cultivar UCD-10X-F1 chromosome 9, UCD10Xv1.1, whole genome shotgun sequence genomic window:
- the LOC107841807 gene encoding uncharacterized protein LOC107841807 yields the protein MEKQNEEEEHDIDKKQNEEEHHIDKKQKTKEHQQDAEAVKAPKRRVKKLSHKDNLDASMGVGYYLNLELVQGKSRLSFQLAPAASLIWPRMMWKHV from the exons ATGGAGAAGcagaatgaagaagaagaacatgaCATTGATAAGAAGCAGAATGAAGAAGAACATCACATTGATAAGAAGCAGAAAACGAAGGAGCATCAACAG GATGCAGAAGCTGTTAAAGCTCCTAAAAGGCGTGTGAAGAAACTGTCTCACAAGGATAATCTGGATGCATCAATG GGCGTAGGTTACTACCTCAACTTAGAATTAGTCCAGG GGAAATCCCGCCTGTCCTTCCAGCTTGCCCCGGCCGCTTCCCTCATCTGGCCAAGGATGATGTGGAAACACGTCTAA
- the LOC107840814 gene encoding two-component response regulator ARR12, which produces MTLEEIRGNMSGERENYDNFPVGMKVLAVDDDPICLKLLDGLLRKCQYQVTTTSQARTALKMLRENKHRFDLVISDVHMPDMDGFKLLELVGLEMDLPVIMLSSNSDSKLVMKGITHGACDYLVKPVRLEELKNIWQHVIRRKKVEPKNWNKSNDQDKANQGGVEGERGSQLSGNADQNGKVKKKRKDEEYESDENGNDDEDSATQKKPRVVWSIDLHKKFVTAVNQLGLEKAVPKRILDLMNVEGLTRENVASHLQKFRLFLKKFNSAEAQQANMVAAALGGKDSAYIRMGSLDGLGDFRTLAGSGRFGQGQASLSSYASGGMLGRLNSPAGVTLRNLASSPMLQPNHGQNLSNNALMKFNPNVPSASQNANLFQGIPASLEFDQLQQSKCATRMGELNPLVGSSNSAMSNVNNPILLQVNSEQSLTGAGIGNQTSLNITTLSSEAFNTGVVTGSSNFLDHDRYNENWQNTIQPLKFQSRSFPLTEPFSNSHLPQRDNDTSTGPHLQNNPVDFSTSTIVSLPFEASRGETQCRESSGGAVQIMNQATCQQWPDQNQHYSHNSNNIFGNLSSQVSSNGEMASLTHPMDQNNDIFCRRVETSLTGRSNGGSSTHMHDSEGEKLTHHSRTNEDHLFQPTKQQYSFLPQGYGSFDDLMSAMKQENDGAMLEGGEFGCDGYSLGSGL; this is translated from the exons ATGACTCTGGAGGAAATTAGAGGAAATATGAGTGGTGAAAGGGAGAACTATGATAATTTTCCAGTTGGTATGAAGGTTCTTGCTGTTGATGATGATCCAATTTGTTTGAAGTTGTTGGATGGATTGCTTAGGAAATGCCAATATCAAG TAACTACGACAAGTCAGGCAAGAACGGCATTGAAGATGTTGAGGGAAAACAAACATAGATTCGACTTGGTAATCAGTGATGTCCACATGCCGGATATGGATGGCTTTAAACTTCTTGAGCTTGTTGGTCTCGAGATGGATCTTCCAGTCATAA TGTTGTCATCAAACAGCGATAGCAAACTTGTAATGAAGGGAATAACTCACGGTGCTTGTGACTATTTGGTGAAACCTGTCCGGCTTGAGGAGCTGAAGAATATATGGCAACACGTAATAAGGAGAAAGAAAGTTGAGCCTAAGAACTGGAACAAGTCTAATGATCAAGACAAGGCTAACCAGGGAGGCGTAGAAGGTGAGAGAGGATCACAGCTTTCAGGTAATGCAGATCAAAACGGGAAggttaaaaagaaaaggaaggatGAAGAATATGAAAGCGATGAAAATGGGAATGACGATGAAGATTCTGCAACTCAGAAGAAACCTCGTGTTGTTTGGTCTATAGACCTTCACAAGAAGTTTGTTACAGCAGTCAATCAGTTAGGCCTTGAAA AAGCTGTCCCTAAGAGGATACTTGATCTGATGAATGTCGAAGGACTTACAAGAGAGAATGTGGCTAGCCATCTCCAG AAGTTTAGGCTCTTCTTGAAAAAGTTCAACTCAGCAGAAGCTCAGCAAGCCAACATGGTGGCTGCTGCATTAGGGGGTAAAGATTCTGCATACATACGAATGGGGTCACTGGACGGGCTTGGTGATTTTCGAACATTGGCTGGATCAGGAAGGTTCGGTCAGGGTCAGGCTAGCTTATCGTCATATGCATCAGGAGGCATGCTTGGCAGACTAAATAGTCCCGCTGGTGTAACCCTTCGTAATCTGGCATCATCACCTATGCTCCAACCTAATCACGGTCAAAATTTGAGCAACAACGCCTTGATGAAATTTAATCCAAATGTTCCATCTGCAAGCCAGAATGCTAATTTGTTCCAAGGGATTCCTGCGTCGTTGGAGTTTGATCAATTGCAGCAGAGTAAGTGTGCCACGCGCATGGGAGAATTGAATCCTTTGGTTGGTAGCTCAAACAGCGCTATGTCCAATGTCAACAATCCTATTTTGCTTCAAGTGAACTCCGAGCAATCGCTGACAGGGGCAGGAATTGGAAATCAGACTTCGCTCAACATAACCACTTTAAGCTCCGAGGCATTCAATACTGGTGTTGTAACTGGTTCTTCCAATTTTCTAGACCATGATAGATATAACGAGAATTGGCAAAATACTATCCAGCCTCTTAAGTTTCAGTCAAGATCCTTTCCGTTAACTGAACCTTTCAGCAACAGCCATTTGCCTCAACGAGACAATGATACTTCAACTGGCCCTCATTTGCAAAACAACCCTGTCGATTTTTCAACCTCCACCATAGTTTCCCTTCCTTTCGAAGCTTCAAGAGGAGAAACACAATGTCGTGAAAGTTCAGGGGGTGCCGTTCAGATTATGAACCAAGCAACCTGCCAACAGTGGCCCGATCAGAACCAACATTATTCCCACAACTCGAACAATATTTTTGGCAACTTGAGCTCTCAAGTTTCTAGCAACGGTGAAATGGCCTCTTTAACTCATCCTATGGACCAAAACAATGACATATTCTGCAGAAGGGTGGAGACATCTTTGACAGGCAGATCAAATGGAGGTTCGTCAACACACATGCACGACAGCGAGGGTGAAAAATTAACTCATCACTCGAGGACAAATGAAGACCATCTCTTCCAGCCAACAAAGCAGCAATATAGTTTTCTTCCTCAGGGCTATGGCTCCTTTGATGATCTAATGAGTGCAATGAAACAG GAGAACGATGGCGCGATGTTAGAAGGGGGAGAATTTGGATGTGATGGTTATTCTCTTGGTTCAGGTTTATGA
- the LOC107840815 gene encoding temperature-induced lipocalin-1 yields MASKVMEVVKNLDLKKYIGRWYEIASFPSRFQPKDGADTRATYTLNQDGTIHVLNETWCNGKRDYIEGTAYKADPKSDEAKLKVKFYVPPFLPVIPVVGDYWVLYIDEDYQYALIGQPSRRYLWILCRRPHLDDEIYNQLVEKGKAEGYDVSKLRKTPQSDSPPSEDGPKDDKGIWWIKSILGK; encoded by the exons atggcATCGAAAGTGATGGAGGTGGTAAagaatcttgatttgaagaaGTACATTGGTAGATGGTATGAAATAGCTTCATTTCCATCAAGATTTCAACCAAAAGATGGTGCAGACACAAGAGCTACATACACATTGAACCAAGATGGAACTATACATGTGTTGAATGAGACATGGTGTAATGGGAAAAGGGATTATATTGAAGGGACTGCTTATAAGGCTGATCCAAAAAGTGATGAGGCAAAATTGAAAGTGAAGTTTTATGTTCCACCATTCTTGCCTGTTATTCCTGTTGTTGGTGATTATTGGGTTTTGTATATTGATGAGGATTATCAGTATGCTTTGATTGGTCAGCCTAGTAGGAGGTATCTATGG ATATTATGTAGACGACCACATCTTGATGACGAGATTTATAACCAGCTTGTTGAGAAGGGTAAAGCAGAAGGCTACGATGTGAGTAAGCTTCGCAAGACACCACAATCCGATTCCCCGCCAAGTGAAGATGGCCCCAAGGACGACAAAGGAATATGGTGGATCAAATCAATCCTTGGAAAATAG